A part of Rattus norvegicus strain BN/NHsdMcwi chromosome 4, GRCr8, whole genome shotgun sequence genomic DNA contains:
- the Vom1r82 gene encoding vomeronasal 1 receptor 82: MSSIKNVLYFQAGLGVLANMFLLIFYIFTIPCHRPKPVDMISCQLTFIHIIMVLTGWDIWLEDMFELRKIQNDFKCKATFYINRVMRGLSICVTCLLSVFQAVTISPSTSLLAKFKHKLRNYIIYAFFYFWSFNLSFSINQIFSVGAYTNFSETNQMKVTTYCSNFPMNSIIRGLILTVTTLRDVFLVGVMLTTSAYMVIFLFRHQKQCKHLHSISHLRASPEERATQTILLLVVFFVVMYWVDFIISSTSILLWKYNPVILTIQKFVMNVYPTITPLVQISSDSRIINVLKNLWPKC, from the coding sequence ATGTCTTCAATCAAGAATGTTCTTTATTTCCAAGCTGGACTAGGAGTACTAGCCAATATGTTCCTGCTGATTTTCTATATCTTCACAATCCCATGTCACAGACCTAAGCCTGTGGACATGATCTCCTGTCAACTGACCTTTATTCACATAATTATGGTCCTCACTGGATGGGATATTTGGCTTGAGGACATGTTTGAGTTGCGGAAAATTCAGAATGACTTCAAATGTAAGGCAACTTTTTACATAAACAGGGTAATGAGAGGCCTTTCTATCTGTgtcacctgcctcctgagtgtgttcCAGGCTGTCACTATCAGTCCCAGTACTTCGCTGTTGGCAAAATTTAAACATAAGCTGAGAAACTACATCATCTATGCATTCTTCTATTTTTGGTCTTTCAATTTGTCCTTCAGCATTAATCAGATCTTCTCTGTTGGTGCTTATACCAATTTCAGTGAGACCAACCAGATGAAGGTCACTACATACTGCTCAAACTTTCCCATGAACAGCATCATCAGGGGATTGATTTTAACAGTGACAACTTtaagagatgtgtttcttgtaggagTCATGCTGACCACAAGTGCATACATGGTGATTTTCTTGTTCAGACATCAGAAGCAATGCAAGCATCTACATAGCATCAGCCACTTGAGAGCATCCCCTGAAGAAAGAGCCACCCAGACCATCTTGCTCCTGGTGGTCTTCTTTGTAGTCATGTACTGGGTGGACTTCATCATCTCTTCCACCTCTATCCTGTTATGGAAGTACAACCCTGTTATCCTGACTATTCAGAAATTTGTGATGAATGTCTATCCCACAATTACTCCTTTGGTACAAATCAGTTCTGACAGCAGAATAATCAATGTCCTGAAAAACTTATGGCCAAAATGCTAA